The following are from one region of the Salvia hispanica cultivar TCC Black 2014 chromosome 1, UniMelb_Shisp_WGS_1.0, whole genome shotgun sequence genome:
- the LOC125202734 gene encoding ent-kaurenoic acid oxidase 1-like, producing MGVGLLVGCFLVFLIVRWVARKINFWLYESKLGATRYELPPGDLGLPLIGNMWSFLRSFKSNNPESFVSDLVHRFGRTGMYKVYMFGHPSIIVTTPEACRRVLNDDDGFKPGWPASTEELMGRKSFVSIPDQEHKWLRKLTAAPVNGFEALTVYMKYIEENVIVALEKWENMGQIELLTELRRLTFKIIMHIFLSSEGEHVREVLEKEYTALNYGVRAMAINVPGFAYHNALKARKRLVAVLSAIVSKRRAEREEDPSRPRRDMMDALLDAEDENGRRLDDEGIVDILIMYLNAGHESSGHTTMWAALFLQQNPDMFNKAKAEQEEIIRNRPSDQKGLTLKEIRKMDYVNKVIDETLRVVSFSLMVFREAKKDVSVCGYTIPKGWKVLVWFRSVHYDSETWPDPKKFNPSRWDDFIPKAGNFLPFGGGSRLCPGNDLAKLEVSIFLHHFLLNYEFDRANPDSPVMYLPHTRPKDNCLGMIKRVTSRTT from the exons ATGGGGGTGGGATTGTTGGTGGGGTGTTTTCTAGTGTTTTTGATAGTGAGATGGGTGGCTAGAAAGATAAATTTCTGGTTATATGAAAGCAAATTAGGTGCAACAAGATATGAACTTCCTCCTGGTGACTTGGGTTTGCCTCTCATTGGTAACATGTGGTCTTTCCTCAGATCTTTCAAGTCCAACAATCCCGAATCCTTTGTCTCAGACCTTGTTCACAG ATTCGGGCGCACGGGGATGTACAAGGTGTACATGTTTGGCCACCCTAGCATCATCGTGACAACCCCGGAAGCATGCCGACGTGTACTAAATGACGACGACGGGTTCAAGCCCGGGTGGCCCGCCTCAACCGAGGAACTCATGGGAAGGAAGTCATTTGTGTCCATCCCGGACCAAGAACACAAATGGCTGCGCAAGTTGACGGCCGCCCCTGTCAACGGCTTTGAGGCACTCACCGTGTACATGAAATACATCGAGGAGAATGTCATCGTAGCCTTGGAGAAATGGGAGAACATGGGACAAATCGAACTCTTAACCGAGCTTAGAAGGCTCACTTTCAAGATCATCATGCACATTTTCTTGAGCTCGGAGGGCGAGCACGTGAGGGAGGTGTTGGAGAAGGAGTACACCGCTTTAAACTATGGAGTCCGAGCCATGGCCATCAATGTGCCCGGGTTTGCTTACCATAACGCGCTTAAG GCACGAAAGCGGCTTGTGGCTGTGCTGAGTGCTATAGTGAGTAAGCGAAGGGCGGAGAGAGAGGAGGATCCATCGCGGCCGAGGAGAGACATGATGGATGCTCTGTTGGATGCTGAGGATGAGAATGGTAGAAGATTGGATGATGAAGggattgttgatattttgattatgtatCTGAATGCAGGGCATGAATCTTCAGGGCACACAACTATGTGGGCTGCCCTTTTCTTACAGCAGAATCCAGACATGTTCAACAAGGCTAAG GCTGAGCAAGAGGAGATTATAAGAAATAGGCCTTCTGATCAGAAAGGCTTGACACTGAAAGAAATCAGAAAGATGGATTATGTCAATAAGGTTATTGATGAAACGCTTCGCGTAGTTTCCTTCTCGTTGATGGTCTTTAGAGAAGCAAAGAAAGATGTCTCTGTTTGTG GTTACACCATTCCGAAAGGGTGGAAGGTCTTGGTGTGGTTTAGGAGCGTTCACTACGACTCTGAGACATGGCCCGACCCGAAGAAGTTTAATCCTTCGAGATGGGAT GACTTCATTCCAAAAGCGGGAAATTTCCTTCCATTTGGAGGTGGAAGCAGATTGTGCCCCGGGAATGATCTAGCCAAGCTTGAAGTTTCAATCTTCCTCCACCATTTCCTTCTCAACTACGA ATTCGATCGAGCCAATCCTGATAGTCCGGTTATGTACCTGCCGCACACAAGGCCTAAAGACAACTGTCTGGGAATGATTAAAAGAGTGACTAGTAGAACTACATAG